From the Wolbachia endosymbiont of Encarsia formosa genome, the window GTTTACAATTTTGCATGACAAACGACTCTTTTGATAAGATATAGTTTTTCACTTAAGCAAGGAATCGTATTTTCCAGTTCCTTATATTTTTCCCAAGGAGTTTTTCCTTGAAGAGCGCTATGAGGGCGGTGTTTATTATAATACTCTTCCCAATCCCTAAGTTTAATTTGCAATTCAGAGCTCTTGATGGTAACGATACTGTAAAACTCATCTAAGTCTGTACGCTGTGCTCTTTCCACTTTACCATTTAAGTGTGGAGAAAACGGCTTAATAGGACGAAATTTAATTTTCCATTCCTTCAAACATTCTTGCACCTCATAAGCAAAAAATTCTTGCCCTCTATCAGTTTGAATCCTTTGGCAATGGAAAGGTATTCTTTCTCTTAGTTGTTTTAGGAAATCTAAAGTGTTTTTTGAAGTACTTCTTGAATATAAT encodes:
- a CDS encoding integrase core domain-containing protein gives rise to the protein MQECLKEWKIKFRPIKPFSPHLNGKVERAQRTDLDEFYSIVTIKSSELQIKLRDWEEYYNKHRPHSALQGKTPWEKYKELENTIPCLSEKLYLIKRVVCHAKL